GGAGGCAGCATCGTCAACATCTCAACCTTCGCTGCACTCGAGCCCGAGGGGGCCTTTCCGGTGTCCAGCAGCCTCCGGGCGGCGCTCGCAGCTTTCACGAAGCTGTTCTCCGACCAGTACGCGGCCGACGGGATCCGGATGAACAACATACTTCCCGGCTTCATCGACAGTTACCCGCAATCCGCCGAGCACACCGCCCGTATCCCGACCGGAAGGTACGGACGTGTGTCGGAAGTCGCCAAAACAGTAGCGTTTCTCCTGTCGGACGATGCCTCCTACATCACCGGTCAGAACGTGCGCGTCGATGGAGGGATGTCCAGGTCCCTGTGAGAGTCCAGGTAGTCCGCAGCGAACGCCGCCACAAGACGGTTCAGGCCCGGGTGGTCGATGGCGTCCTGCGCGTGGCAATTCCTGCCGGTATGAGCTCTGTTGAAGAGGAACATTGGGTGGTGGAGATGCAGCGGCGGGTTCTGAACCGGGCCGATTCTCGCCATCCCGACTTGGTGGCCCGAGCCTCGAGGCTGGCCGGGCGCTTCGGGCTTCCCCAACCCGCCTCCATCGAGTGGTCCGCCCGCCAGACAACGCGCTGGGGATCCGCGTCGATCGCGTCTCGAAAGATCCGGATTTCCGAGCGCCTCGTCGACTATCCCCGCTGGGTGCTCGACTACGTGATCGTTCACGAACTCGCCCATCTCAAGGAAGCCAATCACTCCCCCGCCTTTTGGCGACTGGTCCGGCAGTATCCCCAGGCGGAAAGGGCGCAGGGTTATCTCATAGCCAAGGCCGAGCAGGCCTAATCTGGCGAGATGTGTCGCAGTATCAAGACCCTCCGCCCGCCCATGACGACCGACGCGACGAGCGAAGATACGAGGGCAGCAGCTCTGCAATACGTTCGCAAGGTGACCGGATTCCGGGACCCGTCGAAGGCCAATCATGACGCGTTCTGGTCGGCCGTCGACGAGGTCGCCCGCGCCACGCAGCAAGTCCTCGATGATCTAGTGATCCGCAGTTCCCAAACACGGATCGAGCGATCTGTCGGGTAAGCTCGCCGTTCCGATGACCGATCCACACCGCCATATTGAAGACGAAACCGTTGTCTCCCTCGCGGAGCGAAACACGCGCGCGGACTTCGAACGACGGATCAACGAGCTCGAAGACGAGGTAGAGCTTCTGACCAAGGAACGCGACAAGGCTCTGAGGAAGCTCGAAAAGGACGATCAGCTCCGTCCCTATCAGGTTGAGCTGCTCAAGCTCCAGAACCATCTGGAAGCCAATGCGGAGCGCATGATCGTTGTGTTCGAGGGCCGCGACGCCGCCGGCAAGGGTGGGACCATTCGCAGAGTCACCCGCTACATGAACGAGAAGCGGTACCGCGTGGTCGCCTTGGGCAAGCCAACAGAGGAGCACCGAACCCAATGGTATTTCCAGCGTTATGTGACCCAGTTCCCGGCCGGCGGTGAGATGGTCTTGTTCGACCGCTCCTGGTACAGCCGGGCGATGGTCGAGCCGATATTCGGATTCTGCACCGACTCCGAGTACCGGGCGTTCCTGACCGGGGTCACGGGCTTCGAGAAGGATCTCGTTCGTCAGGGAACGATCCTCGTCAAACTCTACTTCTCGGTGTCGAAGGAGGAACAGGCCCGGCGCTTCGCCAGACGCCTGAACGACCCGCTGCGGCAGTGGAAACTCAGCGAAGTGGACCTCCAGGCCCAAGACCACTGGGACGACTTCACAGACATGAAGTACGAGATGCTCAAGCAGACTTCAACCGCTACCGCGCCGTGGACGATCATCCGTTCGGGAGACAAGCAAGCGGCGCGCGTCAACGCGATGCGGGTGATCTTGAACTCGGTTCCCTATGAGGCGCGCAACGCCGACCTCGACTTCACGCCGGATTCCGATGTCGTCATCTCCGGAGCTCGCGAACTCGAGTTGATGGAGGCTCAACGGATCCGCGTCGGTCGATTCACCAACTGAGAGACGAGAAATCGTATCCGGCTCCGGTCAGGTCGACCGAGACCTCCCAGAGCCGGCGCGCCGTGTTCTCATCGTGGGACCTCCTGCTCGACTCCACGATCGTGGCAGATCCGGCCAGACCACGCCGCGGCCCGTAGTAGGTGCCTGTTTGCGCATCCGGGTCGGTAGCGGCTCGCAGCTGAGGTAGGGCACCGCGCGCGGCAGATTGGGCAAAGCGACGCGCCCCTCTCCAGAATCTCTCAGCCTTTCCCCGTTCCCGGGCCGAACGTAGCTGCAGATTCGTGGCGGCGTATCCCGGGTGGGCGGCCATGCTGAGCAGTCGAGCATCGACTGCACGTGCTCTTCGGGCGAGTTCGTAGGCGAAGTACAGGTTTGCCAGCTTCGACTGGCCGTAGGCCGACCAGGGACCGTACCGTCTGGCGCCCTGCAAATCGTCGAAGCGAATCTGTCCCATCCGGTGCATGTCGCTGCTGACCGTCACTACCCGGCCCCCACCATCGGCGAGCAGTTGCGGCAGCAGATGGCCCGTCAGAGCGAAGTGTCCAAGATGGTTGATCCCGAGCTGCCGATCGAACCCGTCGACGGTGCTCTGCCGGGGCACGGCCATGATGCCCGCGTTGTTGACAAGGAGGTCGATCGTCGGATGGACTGAGAGGGCACGGGCGAAACGCCGGACCGATTCGAGGTTGCCCAGGTCCAACTCGACCACACTGAGCCGGGAATGCGCCGCCAGACCGGTTATCGCCGACGCGGCGGTGAGACCTGCGTCGACCCGCCGGACGGCCATGATCACATGCGCTCCCCGCTGGAAGAGGACCCGTGATGTTTCAAACCCGAGTCCCGAGTTTGCCCCGGTGACAACAGCCGTCTTGTGGGACTGATCCGGTACGTCTGCTTCAGTCCAGCCGCCTTGTCGAGCTGCCACTTGGTGATCCTCTGCATGCATCGCGATACCCGTTTCGTCCCGCATTCTGACACGGATGGACTTCCTCAAGAAAAGAGGAGTGGAGCCGATGCTCTCACTACGATCAACGTTGATCGAGGGAGGCGGGCGCCGTACAACGACGGCGCCCGGGTCCGGGCGTGGGGTTGGAACACGCGGGAAGAGGACGACTGAATGCCGCCGCAGGGCAATGGGCCTGAAGAGCATGGGACAGCCGGGGTGCCGGCCGATGATCCGTGGCCGGGTCCGCAGGACGCCGTCGACGGCCCCGGACACGGTGAGGGAAACGACCAGACTCCGCTGGGTCATGATGAGCTGGTGGCGCTGCGATCCAGCCGCCACGTCGCGCGACGGCCCCGGCGGCGCAAGAGATGGCCCTGGGTGTCGGCGATCGTGGTGTTGCTGGCCGGTTTCGCTGCATATGCGGTCTACACATACGCGTGGCCGTACGCACAGGACTTTCTCATCTCGCGCAACGTTTCGAGCGCGGCCGCCGGTTATCCGGACCTCACGACCAGTTTCTCGGACGGTGTCGCCACGGTCGCCGGGGAGATCGGGACTGCTGCAGACGCCGAGTTGCTGATCGAGGCCATCGGCGGGATAGACGGCGTGGAAGAAGTAGAGGTCGATCTGACGGTTCGATCTGAGACGTTGCCGAGATCCCTGGAGGAAACGATCGTCGATGCTCTGGCCGACGTCGGGATAACCACCGTGACACCGATCGTCGCCGGTTCGCGGGTCACCCTGGTGGGTAGCGCCGCCGACTCTGCGATGGTCGATCTCGCCTCGACGGTGGTAGTCGGAATCGACGGCGTCTCACAGGTCCTGAACCGGGTCGTCGTTGCGGCGGACGCCGCATCTGCCGTCGGTGAAGTCCTCCGGGCGGCAGGATTCTCGACGGTGGTTGTGGTCGTCAGAGGCAACGTCGCCGTTCTGACCGGCACCGTCGATGCAGATGAGGATGCGCTGGCGGCCGCCGATCTCGTATTGAGCCTGGCCGGTATCGAGAAGGTGGACAACAGGCTCATCGTCGGTCCCACTACCGGATCGACTCTTGTCGGCGCACCTACCGGAACGCCTGATGCCCTCGTTTCGTCGGCTCTGACCGATGCCGGTTTCGATGGTGTGTTCGTCACGTTCGACGGAGCAACCGCCTACCTCGACGGTGTTGTGCCGATTGGCGTGTTGGAGGAAGGCTACTTCGCATTCGTGGAAGAGGTTCGTGTGATCGTGGAGAACTTCGGAGAACCCGAGACCGTGGTGAACCGGCTGCGTCTGCGCGGCAACGAGCAGGACCTGCGAGCGGAGTTGAAGGAGCTTCTCGATGCAACTCCGATCGTGTTCCTCAGCGGTTCTTCGGACCTGACGTTGGACGGCGAACGAGCATTGGAAGAGGCAGCACGAATCATCCTCTCTCAGCCGGGCCTGCAGGTATTCATAGCGGGCCATACCGACGCCAGCGGAAGTGCCGACGCCAACGAGCAACTCGCCAGACAACGAGGCGGCGTGGTCTTCGAGCAGCTGGTCGCTCTGGGTGTTCCTGCCAACCGTTTGGCAGTCGTCTCCTACGGTGAGTTGTTCCCCGGCGAAGGTTCCGCCGAGGCCGATCGGCGAATCGAGTTCGAGGTGGGACCATGAGGACTCGACTGTCATCAGCATTGGTCATGCTTATCCTCACCGCATCGTGCACTGGGACGGAATCCGATTCGTCCTCATCGACGATCGGGGCGACTACCACATCGTCGCCCCCCGTTTCGACGACGACCGTCCCGGTCTTCCCTGATCCTGTACTAGCCCCGGCTCTGACGGATGGTGTGACCGCAACGGACGAAACCATCTACGTCGGAGTGCTGGCCGATTTGACCGGCCCGTTCTCGGGAACCGTTGTGGATGTCGTAGACGCACAGCTTGCTTTCTGGAGCCGGCTGAACGACGAGGGTGGCATCGGTGGCCGGCAGGTAGAAGTGCTGATCGCCAACACCGGATACGACCTGGCGACTCACGTGGAGAAGTACGCCGCTCTGAAGGATCGAGTCGTGATGTTTGCCCACTCGACGGGGTCGCAACAGACTCTTGCCGTACTTCCCAACCTCGTCGAGGACAACCTGCTTGCTCTCCCGGTGACCTGGTATTCGGGATGGTCTGACCCGGTACTCGGGCGCAACCTCCTCGAGACCGGTTCGAACTATTGCATGGAGGCCATCAACACGATCTCATACCTCGCCGACCAGCACGGCGCCACCGCCGGTGATGCCATGAAGATTGCTCTGGTCACCTTTCCAGACGATTTCGGCCGCGATTCGGCCGCCGGCGTGCGCTACGCAGCCGAGCAACTCGGAGTCGAGATCGTCTACGACGGCGAAGGAACGGTCATACCGGGCCAGGACCTACGGCCGGTAGCGGCAGAGATTGCCGCCAGCGGAGCCGATTACACCTGGATGGCTACCGACCCCGTCTCCTTGGTCGAGATCGTCGGCACGGCCCTTCAACTGGGTTACACGGGCCGGTGGGGAGTGGCGATGGTCTCATTCTCCGACCGGCTGCTCTCAACCGCGCTCGGCGAGTACATGGCAGACAACATGTTCATGTCCACCCTGATATTGCCGCTGGGAGCCGAGGCGGACGGCATGCAGGAAGTCGTGGCAGTGCTCACCGATGCCTACCCCGACCGCTACCCGTCGACCGGACTCATAGAGGGATACCTCGAGTTCGTCGTGGCCAAGACGGTTCTGGAACGTGCAACCGAACTCGGTGATCTGACCCCCGGCGGCGTCGTTGCGGCAGCCGGCCGGATCGGCTCCCTTTCGTACGGTGGCCTTGCGCCCTCGAACATCTACAGCGGAGATGCCGCATCGACGGTTACACGGGCTACCGCGATCTACAGGCCGGACAAGGCGCTCTTCGATGCGCAGGGCGGCCTCGAAGCCACCCTCGCGGCCGGGGCAGTGTCTCCCCTCTCCCCTATTCGTGGATTCACCGCATCACCGCTCGCCGCGGACTACGACTTCCAGGGACCCTGCTTCGTTTTCCCGACCGGCTAGCTGCTAGTTGAGGCCCGGGTCTTCGGGCAACGTGGCGAAGAGTGCCAGCTGTCCACCCTGGCGCCTCAGGACGGTGGACCAGAGATCGCCGGAATCCGGAACGAAGGGATCGTCCGGTAGGCAGTCGACGACCCACCAGGCGCCCTCGTTGATCTCTCCTTCGAGTTGTCGCGGCGCCCACGCCGCGTAGCCGCTGAACACGCGGATTCGCTCGAAGGTCACGACCGCCGGATCGAGGTCCAGATCGATGAGCTGAATGTCTTCCATTATCAGCGCACTCAGGTCGCCGGTCGAGTGCGGTCCGTTGGCCACGGCCAGGGCGACCTCCGGTTGAACCGGCCCGCCTGAGAACACCACCGGCGGATCAGCGACGAGATACTCCCATTCCTCCAGGTAGTCGGCGACGGGGATCTCGAGCGGACGGTTCAACACGACGCCGAGTGCCCCGTCTTCATCGTGTTCGATCATGAGCACGACCGTCCGGTAGAAGTTGGGATCGAGCAGTGAGGGCGTAGCGACGAGCAACCTGCCGGCCAGTGTCTCCGTCATTCGAACAGTCTTCCCTGCGGTTCGGGACGCAAGATGCGGTGGACTCCATTCCACGGGATCGCATCCATGAATGCCCAGCTGCGCCGATGGATGGTCGACGGCCCGAGGATCTGTAGCGCTGCCTTGTGGATCGGACACGGGTAACCCTTGTTCCCCGCGAAGTTGAAGGCGGGGAAGTGTGCGTCCTCGTTGCGCATTATGCGATCCCTGGTGACCTTGGCAACGATGGAGGCCGCCGCGATGGTGAGCGAAGTGGCGTCTCCCTTTATCAAGGTGCGCGTGCGCCCGTTGCCGACGAAATCCCAGTTGCCGTCCACCAGAACTCGATCTGCACTGACCCCCAGTCCACTGAGAGCTCGGCGGGCTGCGAGGCGTTGCGCCTCCGACATGCCGAGCCTGTCGCACTCCTCGTGGGTAGCGTGTCCGATCGACCAGCGGTCGACCCATTCGACTATCCGGTCGAACATCGCTTCGCGTTCGTCCTCGGTGAGCATCTTCGAGTCACGGACCTTGTAGACCCTTCGATCCGGCGGAAGCACAACAGCACCGATGGTCAAGGGGCCTGCCCATGATCCCCTACCCACTTCGTCCATTCCGACGACGATTCGATCGCCTTGCGCCCAGAACCTTCGCTCTACATCGAGAGACGGCGAACTGGAACGAATACTGGGTCTGAGGCGAGGCACGGTGTCGGTCACCTGCCAAGGTTACAGCGAGCCCGATCGCATGCCGCGAGATCCCGGTCAGTGCAGGGGACTGATATTGGTCGACAGCGACTCCTCGCCGCGATCGACCAGCGGGGCGGGGGTCTTCTAGACGCTCGGGCCTGCAACGGCGGATCTCAGCCAGCCGACGATGTCGGCCACGACCTCCGGGCCCTCCGGTTCGTTCAGTGGTTCATGGCGAAGCTTCGGATAGAGGCGGCGCTCTACGCCGGGCAGATCGGCCAGAGGTGCCGAGATCGACGGCGGTACTACATCGTCCGCGCCCCCATGGATGACCAGCGTTGGAACCGATAGATTCCCGAGCCGGCGTCGAACCCTGTTCCCGGCTTCGAACAGCTCGGCGCCGAGGCGCGCAGTTGTCTTGGTGGAAACGAGAGGGTCCGCGAAATACGCCTCGCCGACCGCCGGATCCCGGGATAGTTGCTCCCCGGCGATCGCCGTCGGAATGCCGAGTTTCGGGACGAACCGTCCCAACACGGGTGCCAGGGCGCGCTGCCAGGCCTTTCCGCCCCCAAGTCCGGGAGCGCTGGCCACGGCGAAATCAGGTGCAGGCCGGTCCGAGGTCAGATAGTCGAGAACTATGAGACCTCCGAGCGAATGGCCGAGCAGGACGACCGGTAGGCCCGCAACGCGAACCGCGGCCAGTTCCTCCTCGACTTCGTCGAGATAGTCGGAGAATTGATCGACGTGGCATCGGTCGCCTGCGGACGATCCGTGGCCGCAGAGATCGAAGCTGTACACGGTCAGGCCCGCCTCGGCCAGCAAGCCGCCGGTGCGCTCGTAGCGGCCGCTGTGCTCGGCGAGGCCGTGGACGATCAAGACGGTTGCCCAGGGCTCTGTGGCTTGCCAGGTGCGACGAAGCCGCTGGTGCGAAGCGATCTGTACTGTTTCGACCTTCGATGGTTCAGTCATCGTCATCCCTCCATGACACGCGTAGGTGTCGGGCAGCAGATGCCTCATCCGGCCGCCCGACGGGTGTCCGCACCGGAGCGGCATGCAGAGCGTCGGGGTCCGAGCCCGCCGTTGCGGCGATCGCCAGCAGTGCTTCGGCCAGAGCATCCATCGTTTGCAGGCTTTGGGTCTCCGTCGGTTCGATCATCAGGGCTTCGTCGACGATCAGCGGGAAGTAGACGGTCGGAGCATGGAATCCTTCGTCCATGAGAGCCTTGACGATGTCCATTGCGCGGATTCCGGTTTCTCTCTTGAGGGTCTTCGCAGAGGCAACGAACTCGTGCATGCACGGCGCTTCGTATGGAAAATCATACGGCCCGCGAATGAGCTCCTCGAGATAGCGAGCATTGAGTACGGCCATTTCCGAAACGCGCCGCAACCCGTCCCCGCCGAGCGCCTTCATATAGGTGAGCGCCCGAAGAACCACCCCGAAGTTGCCGTGCTTGCCGTGCACACGGCCGATGCTCTTCTCCGGCATCACCCAGCGGAAGGCACCGTTCGGGCCGACTTCCGGAAGGGGGCCTGGGAGGAAGGGAACCAAGTTGTCGTGTACTGCAACCGGACCGGCGCCCGGGCCGCCTCCACCGTGCGGCGTAGCGAATGTCTTGTGGAGGTTCGAGTGCACGATGTCGAACCCCATCAGTCCGGGTTTGGCAATGCCCATGATTGCGTTCAAGTTGGCACCGTCGTAGTAGACGAGGCCTCCTGCCTCATGGACGGCATCGGCCACCTCGATGATGTCGGCCTCGAAAAGGCCCAGAGTGTTCGGATTGGTGATCATCAACCCTGCGACCTGATCGTCGAGGAGCCCGCGCAGCGCGTCGACGTCCACCATCCCCCGGTTGTTGGAAGGTACCTCGATCGTCTCATACCCGCCGAGGGTCACCGAGGCGGGATTGGTCCCGTGGGCGGCGTCGGGTATCAGGATCTTTGTCCTGTGCTGCCCTTTGTCTTCGTGATACGCCCGCATGATGAGAAGACCGGTCAACTCCCCCGATGCTCCGGCCGGAGGTTGAAAGGTTGCACGCTCCATGCCGGTTACCTCGCACAGGAAGCGTTCCGCTTCCACGAGCACCGCCAGCGCTCCTTGTGATGAGCTCTCAGGTGTCGCCGGATGGAGATCGCGGAATCCCGGGTACTCGGCGGCCCAATCACAGATCTTGGGGTTGTACTTCATCGTGCAGGATCCGAGAGGATAAGCACCGAGGTCGACCGAGAAGTTGCGATGCGACAGGCGCGTGTAGTGCATTACGAGATCATGCTCACTCACTTCGGGCAGCGGCAAGGTGCCCTCGGCCTGCTCGGGCAATGCCAGGTCGACCTCGGGTACGTCGAGCGGCGGAAGCGACCACGAACGGCGTCCCGCTACAGACATCTCCATCAACGTTGGTTCTTCCGATCCGCCGACGAGCGGCGACGAGGCTGCCGAACCACCTGGTCTAGACACTGTCGATCACCTCCTCGAGCGCCTCCACATAGGCGTCTATCTCATCCTTGGAACGCTTCTCGGTAAGGGCAATGAGCATTGCGTTCCCGAGATCCGGATAGTCGGCCGTCAGGTCTATACCTGCCAGGAACCCGCGGGCGGCCATCGCTTCGATGACCAGCGACGGTGCGACCGGAAGCGTGATCGCGAACTCGCGTACGTACGCGGCGGGGATCGCCATTCGCACTCCCGCGATCGATGAGAGCCGCGCTGCCATGTAGCGGGCTTTCTGGGCCGATAACCTGCCGACCTCAACGAGGCCGTCCGGACCGAGCCAGGCAAGTTGAATTGCGACTCCGACCGCGTTGAGTGATTGGTTCGTGCAGATGTTCGACGAAGCCTTCTCTCTTCGAATGTCCTGCTCTCTTGCCCTCAAGGTGAGAACGTACGCCAGCCTGCCTCGATCGTCGGTCGTCGTACCGACAAGTCGTCCCGGGAGGCGACGCGTGAGCTTCTCTGAGACCGCAAACAATCCGACGCCTGGCCCGCCGAATGTGAGAGGCCCGCCGAGCGGCTGCCCGTCGGCGATCGCAATGTCCGCACCGGCATCGCCGGGTCTACGCAGCACGCCGAGTGTCATCGGATCTACTGCAACGATGGCAAGGGCACCCTGGGTCTGGGCCAACCCGACGGCCGCCTCATACGACTCGATGACACCCAGGTAGTTCGGCTGGGCGAACACCACGGCGGCCGGAGGGCCGGCAGCAGTCGTTTGCCAGTCGGTGACGCCGTCGACGACCGGATGTTCGATGAGGGTGATCCCCCTGGCATGGGCAAACGTGGCGATCGTCTGTCGCGTCTGGGGAGCCACCGCGCGGGACACCCAAACGGTGTCCCGTCTGGTCGCCGCGATAGCCACGTTCACGGCTTCGATGGCGGCGCCTGCCCCGTCGTATACCGAGGCATTGGAAACATCCATTCCGGTAATAGTGCAGACCATCGACTGGAACTCGAAGAGGGCCTGCAGAACTCCTTGGCTCACCTCGGGCTGGTACGGCGTGTAGGAGGTGACGAACTCCGTACGGAGATTCAGAGATCGGACTGTCGGAGGAAGGTAATGGTCGTAGTTGCCTCCGCCTGCGAAGCAGATCAGGTCGTCGTTCTGATCTGCCAACGCCTTGATCGAAGCCATGAGCTCGGGCTCGCTCATTCCATCTGGGAGGTTGAGCTCTCCGACAACTCTGACCGGCGCCGGGAGGTGGGCGAACAGGTCGTCGACGTGTTGCAATCCGATCCGGTTGAGCATCGTCGCTATGTCGGCGTCTGTATGTGGTGTGAAATCCACTTCACTCCTTTCCTAGGAACGGCGGCTCAACCCGTCTGGCGGGATGCCATTTGCCCCGGATTTCGATTTCGAGCGGAACATGATCTGCGGGTGGGGGCGACAGGAAAGCCATGCCTATGCCGTAGCCCAGCGAAGGGCTGAAGTTCCCGCTCGCGACCGTCCCGGTCGATTTGCCGGCGCGAGCGCTGTAGCCGTGCCGGGGAATCTGCCTTCCCTCCATGGCGAAACCCACGAGAAGCTTCGGGAGCTCGTCCTTGATCACTGCGAGTGACTGGCGGCCGACGAAATCATGTTCCCAGTCGACTACCCATCCGAGATCTGCTTCGAGCGGACTCGTCTCCCGGTCCAGATCCTGACCCCACAGGGGGTAACCCATTTCGAGTCGCAGGGTGTCGCGCGCACCCAGCCCGCAGGCCTTGGCTCCGGCTGCGAGGAACTCTCGGAAGAGGGACTCACCCTGGTCCCGGTCGACCGCAATCTCACCGCCTGGTTCACCTGTGTATCCGGTGCCCGCCGCCCATGCCGGTTTACCCTCAAACGACCCGGTGACGACGCGGAAGCGCCCGGGTCGAACGCCGATGACGGATTCGATCAGATCCAGAGCGTTCGGACCCTGGACCGCCAGAAGTGCGGTCGACTCCTGCAGCGAGGTGATCGCGGCTCCGTGCGGTGCGGCAGCTGAAAAACGCCCGAGTATGGGGGCTTGATTGGCTCCATTGGGAATGACCCAGTAGTGCTCGTCATCCCATCGCCACACGATGATGTCATCTTCGACCCCTCCGCCTTCATTGAGCGCCATCGTGTACTGGGCGCGCCCGGGCGGGACCTTCGAGATGTCGTTGCAGAGGAGTCTCTGAAGTAGCTCCGTCGAACCCGGGCCGCTGAGGTCGAATCGCCCCAGATGTGACACATCGAAAACCCCGACATTCGACCGGACTGCGGCGTGTTCCGCCAACACTCCTTCATACTGGACCGGCATATCCCAGCCTGAAAAGTCGACGAACCTTGCGCCCAGGGACTCGTGCACGGCATGAAGCGGCGACCGTGGCATAACACCTCCGTTGAATACCGGACCGAGACTAGACGCGGCTCCGCAAGTCCACGACGTAGCGATCCTCTGGGTCAACCAGCTTCCGCGCCGGCCTCGTCAAGGCGGACAATCTCGGGCGGGCCCGGAATCCTGCTGGGTAGTGGAGATTCATCTAGCTGTCCCGGTTCCTCGAGGCCGTACTTGACGACCAGGTGGAGATAGTCCCGCTGGTACAGCACCTTGCATCGCACGTCGGGATGAAGTTCGAGCAAGCGTCGCACCTTTCGGTTCTTCTTCGTCACCAGCTTCTGACTCATCGTGGTGATCTCGATGAAGAGGTCCTCATCGGGTAGATAGAAATCGGGCGTGAAGAACTTGATCGGGTTGCCGGCGTCATCGAACTCGATGGCAAATGAACGAGGCTCGAATTCCCACGGCAACCCGTAGAAGTCGAGGAGCAACGCGAACTGCCGCTCACTGTTGTGAGCGAACAGAACGGAGTCTGCCGTCCGCGGCTCGGTGCCTTCCGGCGTTAGATCACTCAGGTGATGCCTGCCTCGGTGGCGTCCAGGTCGGCGGAGTACGCATCGACGTCCGGATACAGCTCATGGAGTTCTCCCTCGAGTTCCGCCTGCACCGGTCCGACTGCGATCCCGAAGACTCCCTGTCCCTTGCGGAACACGTCGACGACCTCCGCCGAACTGTGCGCAGCGAAGATGGTCTGGCCGTCCGAGAGCAGAGTCACGTCGCGCAGCGGCTGTTCGCTGCGGAGTTGGTCTCGGAGGATCTCCATCGCCTGACGAATCTTCTTGAGGCTCATGCCGGCATCCAGCAACCGTTTGATGACCTTCAGCTGTATCACATCGGTGAACGAGTAGAGGCGCTGCGAACCCGATCCCTGCGCGTTCTGTATGGAGGGTGTGATGAGGTTGGTGCGCGCCCAGTAGTCGAGCTGGCGATAGGTGATGCCAACCAGATTACAGACGTTTGGAGCTCGAAAGCCGTTATCGGTCACGATGCGTTTCCCTTCCTGTTGCCCAAGGTTACACGCCCGTAACTACCCCAGGGTGACTCAAGTTACCCGTACCGGCGCGCGGCGTCAACGATCGTTGGCAGTCTGTCCGACCAGCATCGAGTTCAGAGTGTCGATGTGTTCCCTTGTGCCGATGGCCAC
The genomic region above belongs to Acidimicrobiia bacterium and contains:
- a CDS encoding MerR family transcriptional regulator, producing the protein MTDNGFRAPNVCNLVGITYRQLDYWARTNLITPSIQNAQGSGSQRLYSFTDVIQLKVIKRLLDAGMSLKKIRQAMEILRDQLRSEQPLRDVTLLSDGQTIFAAHSSAEVVDVFRKGQGVFGIAVGPVQAELEGELHELYPDVDAYSADLDATEAGIT
- the gcvPB gene encoding aminomethyl-transferring glycine dehydrogenase subunit GcvPB gives rise to the protein MMEMSVAGRRSWSLPPLDVPEVDLALPEQAEGTLPLPEVSEHDLVMHYTRLSHRNFSVDLGAYPLGSCTMKYNPKICDWAAEYPGFRDLHPATPESSSQGALAVLVEAERFLCEVTGMERATFQPPAGASGELTGLLIMRAYHEDKGQHRTKILIPDAAHGTNPASVTLGGYETIEVPSNNRGMVDVDALRGLLDDQVAGLMITNPNTLGLFEADIIEVADAVHEAGGLVYYDGANLNAIMGIAKPGLMGFDIVHSNLHKTFATPHGGGGPGAGPVAVHDNLVPFLPGPLPEVGPNGAFRWVMPEKSIGRVHGKHGNFGVVLRALTYMKALGGDGLRRVSEMAVLNARYLEELIRGPYDFPYEAPCMHEFVASAKTLKRETGIRAMDIVKALMDEGFHAPTVYFPLIVDEALMIEPTETQSLQTMDALAEALLAIAATAGSDPDALHAAPVRTPVGRPDEASAARHLRVSWRDDDD
- the gcvT gene encoding glycine cleavage system aminomethyltransferase GcvT, which gives rise to MPRSPLHAVHESLGARFVDFSGWDMPVQYEGVLAEHAAVRSNVGVFDVSHLGRFDLSGPGSTELLQRLLCNDISKVPPGRAQYTMALNEGGGVEDDIIVWRWDDEHYWVIPNGANQAPILGRFSAAAPHGAAITSLQESTALLAVQGPNALDLIESVIGVRPGRFRVVTGSFEGKPAWAAGTGYTGEPGGEIAVDRDQGESLFREFLAAGAKACGLGARDTLRLEMGYPLWGQDLDRETSPLEADLGWVVDWEHDFVGRQSLAVIKDELPKLLVGFAMEGRQIPRHGYSARAGKSTGTVASGNFSPSLGYGIGMAFLSPPPADHVPLEIEIRGKWHPARRVEPPFLGKE
- the gcvPA gene encoding aminomethyl-transferring glycine dehydrogenase subunit GcvPA, coding for MDFTPHTDADIATMLNRIGLQHVDDLFAHLPAPVRVVGELNLPDGMSEPELMASIKALADQNDDLICFAGGGNYDHYLPPTVRSLNLRTEFVTSYTPYQPEVSQGVLQALFEFQSMVCTITGMDVSNASVYDGAGAAIEAVNVAIAATRRDTVWVSRAVAPQTRQTIATFAHARGITLIEHPVVDGVTDWQTTAAGPPAAVVFAQPNYLGVIESYEAAVGLAQTQGALAIVAVDPMTLGVLRRPGDAGADIAIADGQPLGGPLTFGGPGVGLFAVSEKLTRRLPGRLVGTTTDDRGRLAYVLTLRAREQDIRREKASSNICTNQSLNAVGVAIQLAWLGPDGLVEVGRLSAQKARYMAARLSSIAGVRMAIPAAYVREFAITLPVAPSLVIEAMAARGFLAGIDLTADYPDLGNAMLIALTEKRSKDEIDAYVEALEEVIDSV